The proteins below come from a single Drosophila teissieri strain GT53w chromosome 3L, Prin_Dtei_1.1, whole genome shotgun sequence genomic window:
- the LOC122617194 gene encoding polycomb protein Su(z)12 isoform X1, with protein sequence MAPAKKREKDNNPEGSAANGINGLTHGAPDAGNAGSTVPPTTEGQVKLNGHQQEQELFLQAFEKPTQIYRYLRNRHETNPIFLNRTLSYMKERMSRNNKKRASFQVNSMLESITQKSEAVSQNYLHVIYDSLHEKLPARMDSESGEDLLQEQLLCEAGESVSVETTLYKITRSKRKDSTLDFQELLSKCSQIVYNPKDRVGEHATISIPLQTMRPMGEQHTLYKLLFRIKVLAPSKCNDENAETPPNKRSRRNEKMFGSELILYEKSSGFITEGEYEAMLQPLNSTSIKSFSPKKCTWETMPDSYIPLSLTYDVYQQSPMLKFHLTLSNEQLPEMISAPELQRYVQHLDAVAEMNYNNNNYNNNNNCSGLKSGGGGSALCKTTPEHTQIVYNFMYSNNTRQQTEYTQELNCPWCGLDCLRLYALLKHLKLCHARFNFTYQPAGSGARIDVTINDAYDGSYAGSPYDLAGPSGSSFARTCGPVRRTSVTSLMVCRPRRQKTCLDEFLELDEDEISNQRSYITGHNRLYHHTETCLPVHPKELDIDSEGESDPLWLRQKTIQMIDEFSDVNEGEKELMKLWNLHVMRHGFVGDCQLPIACEMFLDAKGTEIVRKNLYRNFILHMCSLFDYGLIAAETVYKTVQKLQGLLSKYAAGQELMQRQREEQLKYWLDVGMHKKQEDPKTLKSPQKPAPPADQASTSSASTSGSGAVSSSMQPPKRMPAHLKRGSAAAAPGVQGKATENGTNGSGNNSKNVAKKSADQPLSTLANSRERRSEHGQKRNVSGSRLAVTPPLKRKLSSKDNTVLTKRQRYSDGSAAAGSGNGHGGGSGANRNKSNNHSLPATSNNTSSSSGNTKRPIARRRSTSERTKTSGSAGGGAGGVRTRLSVPAKYERR encoded by the exons atggCCCCAGCGAAAAAACGCGAAAAAGACAATAATCCGGAGGGATCTGCCGCAAATGGCATAAATGGCCTCACCCATGGAGCACCGGACGCGGGTAATGCTGGTTCTACTGTACCGCCGACGACCGAGGGCCAGGTCAAACTCAATGGCcaccagcaggagcaggaactcTTTTTGCAGGCCTTTGAGA AGCCCACGCAGATTTATCGCTACCTGCGCAATCGACACGAGACAAAC CCCATTTTCCTCAACCGCACGCTCAGCTACATGAAGGAGCGGATGTCACGGAACAACAAGAAACGGGCCAGCTTCCAGGTAAACTCGATGTTGGAGAGCATAACACAGAAGTCGGAGGCGGTGAGCCAAAACTACCTGCACGTCATCTACGATTCGCTGCACGAGAAATTGCCGGCGAGGATGGACAGCGAGTCTGGCGAGGATTTGCTGCAGGAACAGCTGCTCTGCGAAGCGGGCGAATCTGTGAGTGTGGAGACAACGCTATACAAGATCACACGCAGCAAGCGAAAGGACAGCACTCTGGACTTTCAGGAGCTGCTCAGCAAATGCTCGCAGATCGTGTACAACCCAAAGGATCGTGTGGGAGAGCATGCCACCATTAGCATTCCTCTCCAGACAATGCGTCCCATGGGAGAGCAGCACACACTGTACAAGCTGCTCTTTCGCATCAAGGTGCTGGCACCGAGTAAATGCAACGACGAGAACGCAG AAACTCCCCCCAACAAGCGGTCGCGTCGTAATGAGAAAATGTTCGGGTCAGAGCTCATATTGTACGAGAAATCCAGCGGATTCATAACCGAAGGCGAGTACGAGGCCATGCTGCAGCCTCTAAATTCCACTAGCATCAAGTCCTTCTCACCAAAGAAATGCACCTGGGAAACGATGCCCGATAGCTACATTCCACTTTCGCTGACCTACGATGTCTACCAGCAGAGTCCCATGCTCAAGTTCCATCTGACGCTATCCAATGAGCAGCTTCCCGAGATGATTTCGGCTCCGGAGCTGCAGCGTTATGTCCAGCATCTGGATGCGGTGGCCGAGAtgaactacaacaacaacaactacaataacaacaataactgCAGTGGACTGAAGAGTGGTGGGGGAGGCAGCGCGTTGTGCAAGACCACACCAGAGCATACTCAAATCGTGTACAACTTCATGTACAGCAATAACACCCGCCAGCAGACGGAGTACACTCAGGAGCTCAACTGTCCGTGGTGCGGTTTGGACTGCCTGCGTCTGTATGCCCTGCTGAAGCATCTAAAGCTGTGCCACGCCCGCTTTAACTTCACATACCAGCCGGCTGGAAGTGGAGCTCGCATAGATGTTACCATCAATGATGCCTACGATGGCTCGTACGCTGGATCGCCCTATGACTTGGCCGGACCATCTGGCTCCTCGTTTGCCCGTACCTGCGGCCCCGTGCGACGCACTTCGGTCACAAGTTTGATGGTGTGCCGGCCCAGGCGGCAGAAGACTTGTCTAGACGAGTTCCTCGAGCTGGACGAGGACGAGATAAGCAACCAGCGATCGTACATTACTGGTCACAACAG ACTCTACCACCATACGGAGACTTGTCTTCCCGTGCATCCCAAAGAGCTGGACATCGACTCCGAGGGCGAGAGCGATCCGCTGTGGCTGCGCCAAAAGACTATCCAGATGATCGACGAGTTTTCCGACGTAAACGAGGGTGAAAAGGAGTTGATGAAGCTGTGGAACCTGCACGTGATGCGTCACGGATTTGTAGGTGACTGCCAGCTGCCGATCGCCTGCGAGATGTTCCTCGACGCCAAAGGCACTGAGATTGTGCGCAAGAATCTCTACAGGAACTTCATCCTGCATATGTGTTCGCTCTTCGACTACGGACTGATTGCAGCCGAGACGGTCTACAAGACGGTACAGAAGCTTCAGGGTCTACTCAGCAAGTACGCCGCCGGTCAGGAGCTGATGCAGCGGCAGCGCGAGGAGCAACTTAAGTACTGGTTAGACGTGGGCATGCATAAGAAGCAGGAAGATCCCAAGACACTCAAGTCACCCCAAAAACCAGCACCGCCCGCAGATCAAGCATCTACCTCCTCCGCATCCACCTCCGGAAGTGGTGCGGTGTCCAGCTCAATGCAGCCACCCAAGCGAATGCCGGCTCATCTGAAACGAGGCAGTGCAGCGGCCGCCCCGGGAGTCCAGGGTAAGGCCACTGAAAATGGCAccaacggcagcggcaacaacagcaagaacGTGGCCAAGAAGAGCGCCGACCAGCCACTAAGCACCCTGGCCAACAGTAGGGAACGACGCTCCGAGCATGGCCAGAAACGCAATGTCAGCGGATCGCGGCTGGCGGTCACACCCCCCTTGAAGCGCAAGCTGAGCTCCAAAG ATAATACAGTGCTTACCAAGCGGCAGCGCTACAGTGACGGAAGTGCCGCTGCAGGGAGCGGAAATGGACACGGAGGCGGAAGTGGAGCCAACcgcaacaaaagcaataacCATTCACTGCCAGCAACCAGTAACAACACCAgtagcagcagcggcaacaccAAGCGCCCAATTGCCCGGCGTCGCTCCACATCAGAAAGGACCAAAACGAGCGGATCGGCgggaggaggagctggtggcGTCCGCACCAGGCTATCGGTGCCGGCCAAGTACGAAAGGCGCTGA
- the LOC122617194 gene encoding polycomb protein Su(z)12 isoform X2, with protein MAPAKKREKDNNPEGSAANGINGLTHGAPDAGNAGSTVPPTTEGQVKLNGHQQEQELFLQAFEKPTQIYRYLRNRHETNPIFLNRTLSYMKERMSRNNKKRASFQVNSMLESITQKSEAVSQNYLHVIYDSLHEKLPARMDSESGEDLLQEQLLCEAGESVSVETTLYKITRSKRKDSTLDFQELLSKCSQIVYNPKDRVGEHATISIPLQTMRPMGEQHTLYKLLFRIKVLAPSKCNDENAETPPNKRSRRNEKMFGSELILYEKSSGFITEGEYEAMLQPLNSTSIKSFSPKKCTWETMPDSYIPLSLTYDVYQQSPMLKFHLTLSNEQLPEMISAPELQRYVQHLDAVAEMNYNNNNYNNNNNCSGLKSGGGGSALCKTTPEHTQIVYNFMYSNNTRQQTEYTQELNCPWCGLDCLRLYALLKHLKLCHARFNFTYQPAGSGARIDVTINDAYDGSYAGSPYDLAGPSGSSFARTCGPVRRTSVTSLMVCRPRRQKTCLDEFLELDEDEISNQRSYITGHNRLYHHTETCLPVHPKELDIDSEGESDPLWLRQKTIQMIDEFSDVNEGEKELMKLWNLHVMRHGFVGDCQLPIACEMFLDAKGTEIVRKNLYRNFILHMCSLFDYGLIAAETVYKTVQKLQGLLSKYAAGQELMQRQREEQLKYWLDVGMHKKQEDPKTLKSPQKPAPPADQASTSSASTSGSGAVSSSMQPPKRMPAHLKRGSAAAAPGVQGKATENGTNGSGNNSKNVAKKSADQPLSTLANSRERRSEHGQKRNVSGSRLAVTPPLKRKLSSKDVEQAADVPEVLAHSDNAVDVGIIDDECGGYSAVGVKGIASPVAKNCVGN; from the exons atggCCCCAGCGAAAAAACGCGAAAAAGACAATAATCCGGAGGGATCTGCCGCAAATGGCATAAATGGCCTCACCCATGGAGCACCGGACGCGGGTAATGCTGGTTCTACTGTACCGCCGACGACCGAGGGCCAGGTCAAACTCAATGGCcaccagcaggagcaggaactcTTTTTGCAGGCCTTTGAGA AGCCCACGCAGATTTATCGCTACCTGCGCAATCGACACGAGACAAAC CCCATTTTCCTCAACCGCACGCTCAGCTACATGAAGGAGCGGATGTCACGGAACAACAAGAAACGGGCCAGCTTCCAGGTAAACTCGATGTTGGAGAGCATAACACAGAAGTCGGAGGCGGTGAGCCAAAACTACCTGCACGTCATCTACGATTCGCTGCACGAGAAATTGCCGGCGAGGATGGACAGCGAGTCTGGCGAGGATTTGCTGCAGGAACAGCTGCTCTGCGAAGCGGGCGAATCTGTGAGTGTGGAGACAACGCTATACAAGATCACACGCAGCAAGCGAAAGGACAGCACTCTGGACTTTCAGGAGCTGCTCAGCAAATGCTCGCAGATCGTGTACAACCCAAAGGATCGTGTGGGAGAGCATGCCACCATTAGCATTCCTCTCCAGACAATGCGTCCCATGGGAGAGCAGCACACACTGTACAAGCTGCTCTTTCGCATCAAGGTGCTGGCACCGAGTAAATGCAACGACGAGAACGCAG AAACTCCCCCCAACAAGCGGTCGCGTCGTAATGAGAAAATGTTCGGGTCAGAGCTCATATTGTACGAGAAATCCAGCGGATTCATAACCGAAGGCGAGTACGAGGCCATGCTGCAGCCTCTAAATTCCACTAGCATCAAGTCCTTCTCACCAAAGAAATGCACCTGGGAAACGATGCCCGATAGCTACATTCCACTTTCGCTGACCTACGATGTCTACCAGCAGAGTCCCATGCTCAAGTTCCATCTGACGCTATCCAATGAGCAGCTTCCCGAGATGATTTCGGCTCCGGAGCTGCAGCGTTATGTCCAGCATCTGGATGCGGTGGCCGAGAtgaactacaacaacaacaactacaataacaacaataactgCAGTGGACTGAAGAGTGGTGGGGGAGGCAGCGCGTTGTGCAAGACCACACCAGAGCATACTCAAATCGTGTACAACTTCATGTACAGCAATAACACCCGCCAGCAGACGGAGTACACTCAGGAGCTCAACTGTCCGTGGTGCGGTTTGGACTGCCTGCGTCTGTATGCCCTGCTGAAGCATCTAAAGCTGTGCCACGCCCGCTTTAACTTCACATACCAGCCGGCTGGAAGTGGAGCTCGCATAGATGTTACCATCAATGATGCCTACGATGGCTCGTACGCTGGATCGCCCTATGACTTGGCCGGACCATCTGGCTCCTCGTTTGCCCGTACCTGCGGCCCCGTGCGACGCACTTCGGTCACAAGTTTGATGGTGTGCCGGCCCAGGCGGCAGAAGACTTGTCTAGACGAGTTCCTCGAGCTGGACGAGGACGAGATAAGCAACCAGCGATCGTACATTACTGGTCACAACAG ACTCTACCACCATACGGAGACTTGTCTTCCCGTGCATCCCAAAGAGCTGGACATCGACTCCGAGGGCGAGAGCGATCCGCTGTGGCTGCGCCAAAAGACTATCCAGATGATCGACGAGTTTTCCGACGTAAACGAGGGTGAAAAGGAGTTGATGAAGCTGTGGAACCTGCACGTGATGCGTCACGGATTTGTAGGTGACTGCCAGCTGCCGATCGCCTGCGAGATGTTCCTCGACGCCAAAGGCACTGAGATTGTGCGCAAGAATCTCTACAGGAACTTCATCCTGCATATGTGTTCGCTCTTCGACTACGGACTGATTGCAGCCGAGACGGTCTACAAGACGGTACAGAAGCTTCAGGGTCTACTCAGCAAGTACGCCGCCGGTCAGGAGCTGATGCAGCGGCAGCGCGAGGAGCAACTTAAGTACTGGTTAGACGTGGGCATGCATAAGAAGCAGGAAGATCCCAAGACACTCAAGTCACCCCAAAAACCAGCACCGCCCGCAGATCAAGCATCTACCTCCTCCGCATCCACCTCCGGAAGTGGTGCGGTGTCCAGCTCAATGCAGCCACCCAAGCGAATGCCGGCTCATCTGAAACGAGGCAGTGCAGCGGCCGCCCCGGGAGTCCAGGGTAAGGCCACTGAAAATGGCAccaacggcagcggcaacaacagcaagaacGTGGCCAAGAAGAGCGCCGACCAGCCACTAAGCACCCTGGCCAACAGTAGGGAACGACGCTCCGAGCATGGCCAGAAACGCAATGTCAGCGGATCGCGGCTGGCGGTCACACCCCCCTTGAAGCGCAAGCTGAGCTCCAAAG ATGTGGAGCAGGCGGCGGATGTGCCAGAGGTGCTGGCCCACAGCGATAATGCTGTCGATGTTGGTATTATTGATGATGAGTGTGGCGGATATAGTGCCGTGGGAGTTAAAGGAATTGCGAGCCCAGTTGCCAAGAACTGTGTGGGCAATTAA
- the LOC122617195 gene encoding probable prefoldin subunit 6, translated as MDKNSAALYKKIQTEVESYQNLQKSCVKMVKQRALLESQLNENKCVLDELNLLGPDNKVYKLFGPVLVKQELEESRQNVGKRIEYISKELKSSTDTLESMEKDMQKHQETMAKYQQQWQVAAAMK; from the exons ATGGACAAGAACAGCGCAGCATTGTACAAAAAGATTCAGACCGAGGTTGAGTCATACCAGAACCTGCAAAAAT CCTGCGTCAAGATGGTGAAGCAGCGGGCACTGCTAGAAAGCCAACTGAACGAGAACAAGTGCGTCCTGGACGAGCTGAACCTTTTGGGCCCCGACAACAAGGTCTACAAGCTCTTCGGACCCGTTTTGGTCaagcaggagctggaggagtcGCGCCAGAATGTCGGAAAGCGCATTGAGTACATCTCCAAGGAGCTGAAGAGCTCCACCGACACTCTGGAGAGCAT GGAGAAGGACATGCAGAAGCATCAGGAAACCATGGCCAAGTACCAACAGCAATGGCAGGTGGCGGCGGCAATGAAGTGA
- the LOC122616507 gene encoding Golgi reassembly-stacking protein 2, translated as MGSSHSIHVPGGGTEGYHVLKVQDNSPGQKAGLEAFFDFIVAIAGTRLDQDNDMLKELLRQNVDKPVRLTVYSSKTQTVRELTLTPSNNWGGQGLLGVSIRFCSFEGANESVWHILEVHPNSPAELAGLRAYSDYVIGADAIRHENDDLFTLIETHEQQPLKMYVYNLDDDACREVTIKPNTAWGGEGALGCGIGFGYLHRIPVQAEPVPTSSAAAPASAVESSALLLTAGGGAPAVAPAAYAGSAVVAPTLPYIPPLANTFGTTNAEVRPPTIEPPAQSLFKTYFNPDEATDALTAALETQATIAEPVPAPPAVADVSVAQPQVQVPAPAQQLPPPANIFIPGVFDPSTQQNATLGGIPAAQLPFPQATAAPAAVPMFSAPQQSYMSAPAALSYSAGAQTVPSYPQVQPSMGGLFPTQPTPLPPQMAHVFAPPVPPQAATAPAAGNDESSGPAVNQAGN; from the exons ATGGGCTCGAGCCACAGTATCCATGTTCCCGGCGGCGGCACCGAAG GCTACCACGTACTCAAGGTGCAGGACAACTCGCCGGGCCAAAAGGCCGGACTGGAGGCCTTCTTTGACTTCATCGTCGCAATAGCCGGCACACGCCTGGATCAGGACAATGATATGCTGAAGGAACTGCTTCGGCAGAACGTTGACAAGCCGGTGCGGCTCACCGTCTATTCCAGCAAGACGCAGACGGTTCGCGAACTGACCCTCACGCCGAGCAATAACTGGGGTGGCCAGGGACTGCTGGGCGTCAGCATACGGTTCTGCTCCTTCGAGGGCGCCAACGAGAGCGTCTGGCACATCCTCGAAGTACATCCCAATTCGCCAGCTGAGCTCGCTGGACTGCGAGCCTACAGCGACTATGTCATTGGGGCGGATGCTATACGCCACGAAAACGATGACCTGTTCACCCTGATCGAAACGCACGAGCAGCAGCCTCTGAAGATGTACGTTTACAATCTGGACGATGACGCCTGTCGCGAGGTGACCATTAAACCAAATACCGCCTGGGGTGGCGAGGGAGCCCTGGGCTGCGGCATTGGCTTCGGCTATCTGCATCGCATTCCCGTGCAAGCAGAGCCAGTTCCTACTAGctctgcggctgctcctgcttctgccgTCGAGTCCTctgctcttctgctgactGCCGGAGGAGGCGCTCCAGCTGTTGCTCCAGCAGCTTATGCAGGATCCGCTGTGGTCGCACCAACGTTGCCTTACATACCGCCGCTGGCCAACACCTTTGGAACCACAAACGCCGAGGTCAGACCACCAACTATTGAGCCACCGGCACAGAGCTTGTTCAAGACCTACTTCAATCCAGATGAGGCTACCGATGCACTAACTGCGGCGCTAGAAACGCAGGCCACCATTGCCGAACCCGTTCCCGCTCCGCCAGCGGTGGCTGACGTGTCCGTGGCGCAACCGCAGGTTCAGGTGCCCGCACCAGCGCAACAATTGCCGCCACCAGCCAACATCTTTATACCCGGCGTTTTTGATCCCAGTACGCAGCAAAACGCTACTTTAGGTGGCATACCCGCTGCCCAGCTGCCATTTCCACAGGCTACAGCAGCGCCAGCGGCTGTGCCCATGTTCTCTGCACCACAACAGTCTTACATGTCGGCCCCGGCTGCCCTCTCCTATTCAGCCGGTGCCCAGACAGTGCCCTCTTATCCGCAGGTGCAACCCTCCATGGGTGGACTGTTTCCCACGCAGCCAACGCCGTTGCCGCCACAAATGGCCCATGTCTTCGCGCCACCAGTACCACCGCAAGCTGCAACTGCTCCAGCGGCAGGCAACGACGAATCATCGGGACCGGCAGTAAATCAGGCTGGAAACTAA
- the LOC122616508 gene encoding metaxin-2 produces MTSQYLSQLHTADKLAAEPWPEDATLYQPYEAEQILLPENASCLAVKAYLKMCNLPFGIRSCANAEHMSPGGRMTKLPFIRAGAFIFAEFEPIVNFVEQKDLAIGNWQDEDEKADMRTYVSLVENIFTMAELYISFKNERVYKEVTAPRNGVVFPWPLNHMQNYGKRRNALRLLKVYQWDDLDIDSVIEKVAKCCETLEYKLKESPETPFFYGDQPCELDAIAFGHLFSILTTTLPNMALAQTVQKFKHLVEFCRFVDEKYFQTRCLPN; encoded by the exons ATGACATCGCAGTACCTGAGCCAGCTGCATACGGCCGACAAACTGGCCGCCGAGCCGTGGCCCGAAGACGCCACCCTCTACCAG CCCTATGAAGCAGAACAGATCCTGTTGCCGGAAAACGCCAGTTGCCTGGCTGTGAAGGCTTACCTGAAGATGTGCAACCTGCCCTTCGGAATCCGATCCTGCGCCAATGCGGAGCACATGTCGCCGGGCGGCAGGATGACCAAGTTGCCCTTCATCCGAGCAGGCGCATTCATTTTTGCTGAGTTCGAGCCGATTGTGAACTTTGTGGAGCAGAAGGACCTGGCCATTGGCAACTggcaggacgaggacgagaaggCGGACATGCGCACCTATGTGTCCCTGGTGGAAAACATCTTTACCATGGCTGAGCTGTACATTAGCTTCAAGAACGAGCGTGTCTACAAGGAGGTCACTGCTCCCAGGAACGGAGTCGTTTTTCCATGGCCCCTCAATCACATGCAGAACTATGGGAAGCGGAGGAACGCCCTGCGTTTGCTGAAGGTCTATCAGTGGGACGACCTGGACATCGACAGCGTCATCGAGAAGGTGGCCAAGTGCTGTGAGACCCTCGAGTACAAGCTGAAGGAGTCGCCCGAAACGCCCTTCTTCTACGGCGATCAGCCTTGCGAACTGGACGCCATCGCCTTTGGACACCTTTTCAGCATTCTGACGACCACGTTGCCGAATATGGCGCTGGCTCAAACGGTGCAGAAGTTCAAGCACTTGGTCGAGTTCTGTCGTTTCGTCGATGAGAAGTACTTTCAGACCAGGTGTCTGCCAAATTAG